A single genomic interval of Longimicrobiaceae bacterium harbors:
- the ispD gene encoding 2-C-methyl-D-erythritol 4-phosphate cytidylyltransferase, producing the protein MRSSTPPSAEPGPRAAAVVVAGGSGRRMGGAVRKQYMEVAGEPILLRAVRAFVRHPGIGAVVVVLPPDDAASPPAWLAELGVTVVAGGEERGDSVWNGLAATAEDVEVVLVHDGARPFVTAETIDRVLEGARSGAVLAALPVTDTLKEVREDGTVAATPDRARFWQAQTPQGFPRAVLLEAHRRARAEGVRATDDAALCERYGIPVRVVEGAPDNLKVTRPADLPVAEALARRLPH; encoded by the coding sequence GTGCGCTCCTCGACGCCGCCTTCGGCTGAGCCCGGGCCCCGCGCCGCGGCGGTGGTCGTGGCGGGCGGCTCCGGGCGGCGGATGGGGGGCGCCGTCCGCAAGCAGTACATGGAAGTGGCCGGCGAGCCGATCCTTCTCCGTGCGGTGCGCGCGTTCGTCCGGCACCCCGGCATCGGCGCCGTGGTCGTCGTCCTCCCGCCCGACGACGCCGCGAGCCCCCCAGCGTGGCTCGCGGAGCTGGGCGTCACCGTCGTGGCGGGGGGCGAGGAGCGCGGCGATTCCGTGTGGAACGGGCTGGCCGCCACCGCCGAGGACGTGGAGGTCGTGCTGGTGCACGACGGCGCGCGTCCCTTCGTCACGGCGGAGACGATCGACCGGGTGCTGGAGGGGGCCCGCTCCGGCGCGGTTCTGGCGGCGCTCCCGGTGACGGACACGCTGAAGGAGGTGCGGGAGGACGGGACCGTGGCGGCGACCCCCGACCGCGCGCGCTTCTGGCAGGCGCAGACGCCGCAGGGCTTTCCGCGCGCCGTCCTCCTGGAGGCGCACCGCCGCGCCCGCGCCGAGGGCGTCCGCGCCACGGACGACGCCGCCCTCTGCGAGCGCTACGGGATCCCGGTGCGGGTGGTGGAGGGCGCCCCCGACAACCTCAAGGTGACGAGACCCGCCGACCTCCCGGTGGCGGAGGCGCTGGCCCGCCGCTTGCCGCATTGA
- the radA gene encoding DNA repair protein RadA, translating to MAKTKTAFFCTECGNETARWQGQCPGCREWNTLVEAPHAPAAKGARRASGGPVSAARGGGSAAPLRLREVEGTEGKRWTTGLGEFDFVLGGGIVPGSVVLVGGEPGIGKSTILLQVAARLEAEGRRTLYVSGEESALQVRLRADRLEGSAGEVSLLAETELETVLLRAAESAPDVLLVDSIQTVYTPDLEGAPGNVGQVRECAARLQRFAKQTGTAVFLVGHVTKGGGIAGPKTLEHIVDTVLYFEGTGGLDNRVLRATKNRFGGVDEIGVFRMTAEGLAPVANPSELFMGERSRGTSGSAVVSTMEGTRPLLVEIQALATKASYGAPQRVSTGFDPKRLALLLAVMEKRAGLAFGQLDVFLNVVGGIRLAETAGDAAVAVALASSVYDRPVPSDAVFIGELGLGGEVRPVGQVERRLAEAARMGFRTAHLSPRAVPAKLPKGIRVVETEDVRALLDAAFG from the coding sequence ATGGCGAAGACGAAGACGGCGTTCTTCTGCACGGAGTGCGGGAACGAGACGGCGCGGTGGCAGGGGCAGTGCCCCGGCTGCCGGGAGTGGAACACGCTGGTGGAGGCGCCGCACGCGCCCGCGGCGAAGGGCGCGCGGCGGGCGTCCGGAGGGCCGGTGTCCGCGGCGCGCGGGGGCGGGAGCGCGGCGCCGCTGCGCCTGCGCGAGGTGGAGGGGACGGAGGGGAAGCGCTGGACCACGGGGCTGGGCGAGTTCGACTTCGTGCTGGGCGGGGGGATCGTGCCGGGGTCGGTGGTGCTCGTGGGCGGCGAGCCGGGGATCGGGAAGTCCACGATCCTCCTGCAGGTGGCGGCCCGGCTGGAGGCCGAGGGGCGGCGCACGCTCTACGTCTCCGGCGAGGAGTCCGCGCTCCAGGTGCGCCTCCGCGCCGACCGGCTGGAGGGCTCCGCGGGCGAGGTGAGCCTCCTCGCCGAGACGGAGCTGGAGACGGTGCTCCTCCGCGCGGCGGAGAGCGCCCCAGACGTGCTCCTGGTGGACTCCATCCAGACGGTCTACACCCCCGACCTGGAGGGAGCGCCCGGGAACGTGGGACAGGTCCGCGAGTGCGCGGCACGGCTGCAGCGCTTCGCGAAGCAGACCGGGACCGCGGTGTTCCTGGTGGGGCACGTCACCAAGGGCGGGGGGATCGCCGGGCCCAAGACGCTGGAGCACATCGTGGACACGGTGCTCTACTTCGAGGGCACGGGCGGGCTGGACAACCGGGTGCTGCGCGCTACCAAGAACCGCTTCGGCGGGGTGGACGAGATCGGCGTCTTCCGCATGACCGCGGAGGGGCTGGCCCCGGTCGCCAACCCCTCCGAGCTGTTCATGGGCGAGCGCTCCCGCGGGACCTCCGGCTCCGCGGTGGTCTCCACCATGGAGGGGACGCGGCCGCTCCTGGTGGAGATCCAGGCCCTCGCCACCAAGGCGTCGTACGGGGCGCCGCAGCGGGTGAGCACCGGCTTCGACCCCAAGCGCCTCGCCCTCCTCCTGGCGGTGATGGAGAAGCGCGCCGGCCTCGCCTTTGGGCAGCTCGACGTGTTCCTCAACGTGGTGGGGGGGATCCGCCTGGCGGAGACGGCGGGAGACGCGGCGGTGGCGGTCGCGCTCGCCTCCAGCGTCTACGACCGACCGGTCCCGTCGGACGCGGTGTTCATCGGCGAGCTGGGGCTGGGCGGGGAGGTGCGGCCGGTGGGGCAGGTGGAGCGGCGGCTGGCGGAGGCGGCGCGGATGGGGTTCCGGACCGCGCACCTCTCGCCCCGCGCCGTGCCGGCCAAGCTCCCGAAGGGGATCCGGGTGGTGGAGACGGAGGACGTCCGTGCGCTCCTCGACGCCGCCTTCGGCTGA
- the dnaB gene encoding replicative DNA helicase, whose amino-acid sequence MQSIPALARVAPPAPGAFADRAPPYSAEAEMSVLGGMLIDAEAIVKAIETIDDTMFYREGNRRLYRSMVRLWERGEVIDAITLSEELKNSGDLEAVGGMAYVAQLLDAVPTAANIEYHCRIVREKAILRRLIEAATAIIQETFANQGEIEEVLDRAEQKIFQIAQTHERKGFVWIKEILWPTFEKIEQLQNNNSSITGVPTGFHDLDEMTAGFQSGDLIIVAARPSMGKCLAHDSEIVLEDGSLAAIEEVYRRRAARLLTLDERLKLRITEPSAFVDDGQKPVFRVTTRLGRTVEATAPHPFLTVGGWKRLEELSVGVRIAVPRRIDVFGGEPMRECEVKLLAYLIGDGCLTDSTPEFTSADACLRAEFAEAVAAFGGVSTREDDSRGTRVPTVYVRRDAEFTRSERAAFAGRLETALAGSGRSARQVALAAGVTPASVSHWSSGASVPGAERFGALCEALAVEPEALAPGGVEAFRKSERNALTVWLDELGLWGKGAAAKRVPSPVFRLPRGQVALFLNRLFATDGWATLLASGQAQIGYSTVSERLARDVQHLLLRFGVIASLRRRSVKYRDGRRTAWQLDVTDARSIRAFAAEIGIFGKEAALQRVVEAVERKRYQTNRDLIPVEAWERIAAAKGAESWASLARRAGIRGASNVHVGKRAISRARMLAFADALDDGELRDLAESDVYWDEIVSIEPMGRKQVYDLTIPETHNFVANDVYVHNTAFTLNIAQHAAIAAQKPVAFFSLEMSKESLVQRVLCAEARVDAGRLRRGRLSDDDYGRLATAAGYLNTAPIYIDDTAGISVLEMRAKARRLKSDRPDLAMIIVDYLQLMTSGGNVENRQQEVSEISRSLKALAKELELPVVALSQLSRAVESRPDKRPMMSDLRESGAIEQDADVIMFLYRPEYYYGPVDKDGNSLEGRAEVIIGKQRNGAVGMVPLMFLKEFTRFENFSGRMDGPPPE is encoded by the coding sequence ATGCAGTCCATCCCCGCCCTCGCCAGGGTGGCGCCCCCCGCGCCGGGCGCCTTCGCCGACCGTGCCCCCCCGTACTCCGCCGAGGCGGAGATGTCCGTGCTGGGGGGGATGCTCATCGACGCGGAGGCGATCGTCAAGGCGATCGAGACCATCGACGACACCATGTTCTACCGGGAGGGGAACCGCCGCCTCTACCGGTCGATGGTGCGCCTGTGGGAGCGGGGGGAGGTGATCGACGCGATCACGCTTTCCGAGGAGCTGAAGAACAGCGGCGACCTGGAGGCGGTGGGCGGGATGGCCTACGTCGCCCAGCTGCTGGACGCCGTCCCCACCGCGGCCAACATCGAGTACCACTGCCGGATCGTCCGTGAGAAGGCGATCCTGCGGCGCCTGATCGAGGCGGCCACCGCCATCATCCAGGAGACCTTCGCCAACCAGGGGGAGATCGAGGAGGTCCTGGACCGGGCGGAGCAGAAGATCTTCCAGATCGCCCAGACGCACGAGCGGAAGGGGTTCGTCTGGATCAAGGAGATCCTCTGGCCGACCTTCGAGAAGATCGAGCAGCTCCAGAACAACAACTCCTCCATCACCGGCGTCCCCACCGGCTTCCACGACCTGGACGAGATGACCGCCGGCTTCCAGTCCGGCGACCTGATCATCGTGGCGGCCAGGCCGTCGATGGGGAAGTGCCTGGCGCACGACTCGGAGATCGTGCTGGAGGACGGGAGCCTCGCCGCCATCGAGGAGGTGTACCGCCGGCGCGCGGCCCGGCTGCTCACGCTGGACGAGCGGCTGAAGCTCCGCATCACCGAGCCGAGCGCCTTCGTGGACGACGGCCAGAAGCCCGTCTTCCGCGTCACCACGCGCCTGGGCCGTACCGTGGAAGCGACGGCGCCGCACCCGTTCCTCACCGTCGGGGGGTGGAAGCGGCTGGAGGAGCTGTCGGTGGGGGTGCGCATCGCGGTCCCGCGCCGGATCGACGTCTTCGGCGGGGAGCCGATGCGCGAGTGCGAGGTCAAGCTGCTCGCCTACCTGATCGGCGACGGCTGCCTGACCGACTCCACGCCGGAGTTCACCAGCGCGGATGCCTGCCTCCGGGCGGAGTTCGCGGAGGCGGTCGCGGCGTTCGGGGGGGTCTCCACGCGCGAGGACGATTCGCGCGGGACGCGCGTGCCGACCGTGTACGTGCGGCGGGACGCGGAGTTCACCCGGTCGGAGCGGGCGGCGTTCGCCGGCCGGCTGGAGACCGCGCTCGCCGGCTCGGGACGGTCCGCGCGCCAGGTGGCGCTCGCCGCGGGCGTGACCCCCGCGTCGGTGTCCCACTGGTCGTCCGGCGCCAGCGTACCCGGCGCGGAGCGCTTCGGCGCCCTGTGCGAAGCGCTGGCGGTCGAGCCGGAAGCGCTAGCGCCCGGCGGCGTCGAGGCGTTCCGGAAGAGCGAGCGCAACGCGCTGACCGTCTGGCTGGACGAGCTGGGCCTGTGGGGCAAGGGCGCGGCCGCCAAGCGGGTCCCCTCGCCCGTCTTCCGTCTCCCGCGCGGGCAGGTCGCGCTCTTCCTGAACCGCCTCTTTGCCACCGACGGCTGGGCGACGCTCCTGGCGAGCGGACAGGCGCAGATCGGCTATTCGACGGTCAGCGAGCGGCTGGCCCGCGACGTCCAGCACCTGCTGCTGCGCTTCGGCGTCATCGCCTCGCTCCGCCGACGCTCGGTGAAGTACCGCGACGGGCGCCGCACCGCCTGGCAGCTGGATGTGACGGACGCACGGTCGATCCGCGCCTTCGCCGCCGAGATCGGCATCTTCGGCAAGGAAGCGGCGCTCCAGCGGGTGGTGGAGGCGGTGGAACGGAAGCGGTACCAGACCAACCGGGACCTGATCCCGGTGGAAGCCTGGGAGCGGATCGCCGCCGCGAAGGGCGCCGAGTCGTGGGCCTCGCTCGCGCGCCGGGCCGGGATCCGCGGTGCGTCCAACGTACACGTGGGCAAGCGGGCCATCTCTCGCGCCCGGATGCTGGCGTTCGCCGACGCGCTGGACGACGGGGAGCTTCGTGACCTGGCGGAGAGCGACGTCTACTGGGACGAGATCGTCTCCATCGAGCCAATGGGCCGCAAGCAGGTCTACGACCTGACGATCCCGGAGACGCACAACTTCGTCGCCAACGACGTCTACGTCCACAACACCGCGTTCACGCTGAACATCGCCCAGCACGCGGCCATTGCGGCCCAGAAGCCGGTCGCCTTCTTCTCGCTGGAAATGAGCAAGGAGTCGCTGGTGCAGCGAGTCCTCTGCGCCGAGGCGCGGGTGGACGCGGGGCGGCTCCGGCGCGGGCGGCTCTCCGACGACGACTACGGGCGGCTGGCGACGGCGGCGGGGTACCTCAACACGGCGCCGATCTACATCGACGACACGGCGGGGATCTCGGTGCTGGAGATGCGCGCCAAGGCGCGGCGCCTCAAGTCCGACCGGCCGGACCTGGCGATGATCATCGTGGACTACCTCCAGCTCATGACGAGCGGCGGGAACGTGGAGAACCGCCAGCAGGAGGTGTCGGAGATCTCCCGGAGCCTGAAGGCGCTCGCCAAGGAGCTGGAGCTCCCGGTGGTGGCGCTCTCGCAGCTTTCCCGCGCCGTGGAGTCGCGCCCGGACAAGCGGCCGATGATGTCGGACCTTCGTGAATCGGGCGCCATCGAGCAGGACGCGGACGTCATCATGTTCCTGTACCGGCCGGAGTACTACTACGGGCCGGTGGACAAGGACGGCAACTCCCTGGAAGGGCGCGCCGAGGTCATCATCGGCAAGCAGCGCAACGGCGCGGTCGGCATGGTGCCGCTGATGTTCCTCAAGGAGTTCACGCGCTTCGAGAACTTCTCCGGGCGGATGGACGGGCCGCCGCCGGAGTGA
- a CDS encoding uracil-DNA glycosylase, whose protein sequence is MSGDARELLQAYLRQRAELGETEVVLDGLGAAELRALYARAPQAPAAPPARPAVGEPAMRPSPDAPAVGAAAEELLRLPTLDALREVALGCPRCRLAETRGHVVFGEGSPDADVLVVGEAPGAEEDRTGRPFVGRAGQLLTVLLASVGLSREEVYVCNVLKCRPPGNRNPQADEVEACSPYLLRQVELVKPRVVAAFGAFAAQTLLGTTTPVGKLRGRVHDFRGVPLVATYHPAALLRSSAWVRPTWEDLQRLRAVLDRV, encoded by the coding sequence ATGAGCGGCGACGCGCGGGAGCTGCTGCAGGCCTACCTCCGGCAGCGCGCCGAGCTCGGCGAGACGGAGGTGGTGCTCGACGGGCTGGGGGCCGCGGAGCTGCGCGCCCTCTACGCGCGGGCCCCGCAGGCGCCGGCGGCCCCCCCTGCGCGTCCGGCCGTGGGGGAGCCCGCCATGCGGCCGTCGCCGGACGCGCCGGCCGTCGGAGCCGCCGCGGAGGAGCTCCTTCGCCTTCCCACGCTGGACGCGCTGCGCGAGGTGGCGCTGGGGTGCCCCCGCTGCCGGCTCGCCGAGACCCGCGGTCACGTGGTGTTCGGGGAAGGGAGCCCGGACGCGGACGTGCTGGTGGTGGGGGAGGCGCCGGGCGCGGAGGAGGACCGCACCGGCCGTCCTTTCGTGGGAAGGGCGGGGCAGCTCCTCACGGTGCTCCTGGCGTCCGTTGGGCTCTCCCGCGAGGAGGTCTACGTCTGCAACGTGCTCAAGTGCCGCCCGCCGGGGAACCGCAACCCGCAGGCGGACGAGGTGGAGGCGTGCTCGCCCTACCTCCTCCGGCAGGTGGAGCTGGTGAAGCCGCGCGTGGTCGCCGCCTTCGGGGCCTTCGCCGCGCAGACGCTCCTGGGGACCACCACCCCCGTCGGGAAGCTGCGGGGGCGGGTCCACGACTTCCGCGGCGTGCCGCTGGTGGCGACGTACCACCCGGCGGCGCTGCTTCGCTCCTCCGCCTGGGTCCGCCCTACGTGGGAGGACCTCCAGCGGCTCCGCGCCGTGCTGGACCGCGTCTGA
- the coaBC gene encoding bifunctional phosphopantothenoylcysteine decarboxylase/phosphopantothenate--cysteine ligase CoaBC: MADARRERRPFAGRRVLLGVTGGIAAYKAITVARELTLAGAAVDVVFTGNALEFVRPLSFEAVTGRPSHTTPYVEGDPLAHIRLARDAGAVVVAPATAGFLARAAAGMADDLLTSILLATEAPVVLCPAMNDRMYAHPQTQANLRHLAEIGYRIAGPAVGPLAWGEGEGPGRLIEPEQVVAHVGRALEGRTPLAGRRVVVTAGPTREPVDPVRYVGNRSSGRMGYELAAAAWRRGAEVVLVSGPTHLAPPEGVELRRVETAEEMHEAVAGALPGADALVMAAAVADFRPAAPAAEKIKKGEGGAPEIRLERTPDVLASTRDLRPEGCVVVGFALETTDPVRNGRRKLEGKGLDLLVLNDATEPGAGFEVETNRVTFLLPGGADEPLPLMHKGEVADQILDRVEAILAGRAR, translated from the coding sequence ATGGCCGACGCGCGCCGCGAGCGGCGCCCCTTCGCGGGGCGCCGCGTGCTCCTTGGGGTCACCGGTGGCATCGCGGCGTACAAGGCGATCACCGTCGCGCGGGAGCTGACCCTCGCGGGGGCCGCGGTGGACGTGGTGTTCACCGGGAACGCCCTGGAGTTCGTCCGCCCCCTCTCCTTCGAGGCCGTCACCGGGCGGCCGTCGCACACCACGCCCTACGTCGAGGGGGACCCCCTCGCGCACATCCGCCTGGCGCGCGACGCCGGGGCGGTGGTCGTCGCCCCCGCCACGGCCGGCTTCCTCGCCCGCGCCGCAGCCGGGATGGCGGACGACCTGCTCACCTCCATCCTCCTGGCCACGGAGGCGCCCGTCGTCCTCTGCCCGGCGATGAACGACCGGATGTACGCCCACCCCCAGACGCAGGCGAACCTCCGCCACCTGGCGGAGATCGGCTACCGCATCGCCGGCCCGGCGGTGGGGCCGCTCGCCTGGGGGGAGGGGGAGGGTCCGGGGCGCCTGATCGAGCCCGAGCAGGTGGTCGCCCACGTGGGCCGCGCGCTGGAGGGCCGCACCCCGCTGGCCGGGCGGCGCGTCGTGGTGACCGCGGGCCCCACGCGCGAGCCGGTCGACCCGGTGCGGTACGTGGGGAACCGCTCTTCGGGCCGCATGGGGTACGAGCTCGCGGCGGCGGCGTGGCGGCGCGGGGCGGAGGTGGTGCTGGTCTCCGGCCCCACGCACCTCGCGCCCCCCGAGGGGGTGGAGCTGCGCCGCGTGGAGACGGCGGAGGAGATGCACGAGGCAGTCGCCGGGGCGCTCCCGGGCGCCGACGCGCTGGTGATGGCCGCCGCGGTGGCGGACTTCCGCCCCGCCGCCCCCGCGGCGGAGAAGATCAAGAAAGGAGAGGGGGGCGCGCCGGAGATCCGCCTGGAGCGCACGCCCGACGTCCTCGCCTCCACCCGCGACCTGCGGCCGGAGGGGTGCGTGGTGGTGGGCTTCGCGCTGGAGACGACCGATCCGGTGCGCAACGGGCGCCGCAAGCTGGAGGGGAAGGGGCTCGACCTGCTGGTGCTGAACGATGCCACCGAGCCCGGCGCCGGCTTCGAGGTGGAGACCAACCGCGTCACCTTCCTCCTCCCCGGCGGGGCCGACGAGCCGCTGCCGCTGATGCACAAGGGTGAGGTGGCGGACCAGATCCTGGACCGCGTGGAAGCGATCCTGGCGGGGCGGGCGCGATGA